The following are encoded in a window of Haloarcula laminariae genomic DNA:
- a CDS encoding DUF5783 family protein, producing the protein MTDFDPEQFEDKYANYFPQLQKAYQQAFEVMNDRYDSELVHAIDQQILNESEPFYDDDQGFYVELPESPVDRLTAIIVDDEKLSTVLEEYVGQIETELHDIFGVER; encoded by the coding sequence ATGACCGACTTCGACCCCGAGCAGTTCGAGGACAAGTACGCCAACTACTTTCCACAGCTCCAGAAGGCGTATCAGCAGGCGTTCGAAGTGATGAACGACCGCTACGACTCCGAACTCGTCCACGCCATCGACCAGCAGATACTCAACGAGTCCGAGCCGTTCTACGACGACGACCAGGGGTTCTACGTCGAGCTTCCCGAGAGCCCGGTCGACCGACTCACGGCGATTATCGTGGACGACGAGAAGCTCTCGACCGTCCTGGAGGAGTACGTCGGCCAGATAGAGACCGAACTCCACGATATCTTCGGCGTCGAGCGCTGA
- a CDS encoding S49 family peptidase: MDNQIDEYVATALQSYTVLAIVALLIGAAVAPYAVAVAESNQNHVVVVSIDEPITEGSAEQTVQEIRALRNNDSVKAVVLDINTPGGSAPASESMYMSIKRLSNEKPVYTSVGGAAASGGYYAAIPSDGIFVTPGSLVGSVGVRGAVPSSGLPSGVTTGPDKAGQMTQDEYYAAIESMRRAFVGSVMQERGDNLTVPRETVAEATVFVGGRAVEAGYADELGNTEDAIAAAADDAGVSNYQVSYRDPADPTQSLSLLTSNGTDANSTATAEESASGNSGVDRIRFLMLYGTLENEQTPYNDTAQGGVRDE; the protein is encoded by the coding sequence ATGGATAATCAAATTGATGAATATGTGGCGACTGCCCTCCAGTCGTACACAGTCCTCGCGATCGTCGCCCTCCTCATCGGCGCCGCAGTGGCACCGTACGCGGTGGCAGTCGCGGAAAGCAATCAGAACCACGTCGTCGTGGTAAGTATAGACGAACCGATAACTGAAGGGTCCGCAGAGCAGACCGTCCAGGAAATCCGCGCCCTCCGGAACAACGACTCCGTGAAAGCAGTCGTACTGGACATCAACACCCCCGGTGGCAGTGCCCCGGCCAGCGAATCGATGTACATGTCGATAAAGCGGCTCTCGAACGAGAAGCCGGTGTACACGAGCGTCGGGGGCGCCGCCGCCTCGGGCGGATACTACGCCGCCATTCCCAGTGACGGCATCTTCGTCACGCCGGGCAGCCTCGTCGGCAGCGTCGGCGTCCGCGGGGCGGTCCCGTCGAGTGGCCTCCCGAGCGGCGTCACCACCGGCCCGGACAAGGCCGGCCAGATGACACAGGACGAGTACTACGCCGCAATCGAGTCGATGCGGCGCGCGTTCGTCGGCTCGGTGATGCAAGAACGCGGTGACAACCTCACCGTCCCCCGCGAGACGGTCGCGGAGGCGACCGTCTTCGTCGGCGGCCGCGCGGTCGAGGCCGGCTACGCTGACGAGCTCGGGAACACCGAGGACGCCATCGCGGCGGCCGCCGACGACGCCGGCGTCTCGAACTACCAGGTGAGCTACCGGGACCCGGCCGACCCGACGCAGTCGCTGAGCCTGCTGACATCGAACGGTACAGACGCGAACAGCACCGCGACCGCCGAGGAGTCGGCGAGCGGCAACAGCGGCGTCGACAGAATCAGATTCCTCATGCTCTACGGCACGCTGGAGAACGAACAGACCCCGTACAACGACACCGCCCAGGGAGGTGTTCGCGATGAGTAG
- a CDS encoding heme-binding protein: protein MDQRTPPQTEEGWYVLHDCRRVDWDAWRDAPERARDRALTEGIDFLEGYESVADAEEGQTAVYTVMGHKADIMILHLRPTMADLDAAERHFEQTDFAAFTEQAYSYVSVTEASGYTEKSREYFDGEVDDDSGLAQYIQARLHPDVPDEEFVCFYPMSKRRDPEQNWYDTDFEERAAHIKRHGDIGRGYGGDVNQMICGSIGFDDWEWGITLWSEDMTNIKELLTEMRFDPSTSKFAEFGPFYVGRRFEPADLPAVMAGHRVPTDDAAGQPAGNDPAHATATDGHAVADSGHAAGDTGSHGNAHPGSAGEGDHPHGDDTADADHPTSDGTDSGGGGTGGRPDVSGDFEEVDDAAGRLGRLGLHEGESYDAGDYALVYHSSADAEDLVDEVEELTESFDHYDRHVTTTVRAQSGQSYVVSIWTAKEAAETAAGFLGDLAGIEERVGGPLGEASDDADSGEQAAASSQSIREELDAEGVYAGQPHGEDVYALVVYSETDPETLADEVADLRDAFDRYDTHVRTTVYRDADSDTTAVASLWDTEDAAGTASDYLTDLPGVVHRQAERDGFGTMGMFYTVKPEYREEFVEKFDTVGGLLEEMDGHRETALLANRDDANDMFIASQWDSKEDAMAFFRSDEFSETVSWGRDVLADRPRHVFLA, encoded by the coding sequence ATGGACCAACGGACGCCACCCCAGACCGAGGAGGGCTGGTACGTGCTCCACGACTGTCGCCGCGTCGACTGGGACGCCTGGCGCGACGCCCCCGAGCGGGCGCGTGACCGAGCGCTCACGGAGGGTATCGACTTCCTCGAGGGATACGAATCGGTCGCGGACGCCGAGGAGGGCCAGACGGCTGTCTACACCGTCATGGGCCACAAGGCCGATATCATGATACTGCATCTGCGGCCGACGATGGCCGACTTGGACGCCGCGGAGCGCCACTTCGAGCAGACCGACTTCGCGGCGTTCACCGAGCAGGCCTACTCCTACGTCTCGGTCACGGAGGCGTCGGGCTACACGGAGAAGTCCCGGGAGTACTTCGACGGCGAGGTCGACGACGACTCCGGCCTGGCCCAGTACATCCAGGCGCGGCTCCACCCCGACGTGCCCGACGAGGAGTTCGTCTGCTTCTACCCCATGAGCAAGCGCCGGGACCCCGAACAGAACTGGTACGACACCGACTTCGAGGAGCGGGCCGCCCACATCAAGCGCCACGGCGACATCGGCCGGGGCTACGGCGGGGACGTGAACCAGATGATCTGTGGCTCCATCGGCTTCGACGACTGGGAGTGGGGCATCACGCTGTGGAGCGAGGACATGACCAACATCAAAGAGCTGCTGACGGAGATGCGCTTTGACCCCTCGACCTCCAAGTTCGCGGAGTTCGGCCCGTTCTACGTCGGCCGCCGGTTCGAGCCGGCGGACCTCCCCGCCGTCATGGCCGGGCACAGGGTCCCGACCGACGACGCGGCGGGACAGCCGGCCGGCAACGACCCGGCCCACGCGACGGCGACCGACGGCCACGCGGTCGCCGACTCCGGCCACGCCGCCGGCGACACCGGCAGTCACGGCAACGCCCACCCCGGAAGCGCCGGCGAGGGCGACCACCCACACGGCGACGACACCGCAGATGCGGACCACCCGACGAGCGACGGGACGGACAGCGGCGGGGGCGGCACCGGCGGCCGGCCCGACGTCTCCGGGGACTTTGAGGAGGTCGACGACGCCGCGGGGCGGCTCGGCCGGCTCGGCCTCCACGAGGGCGAGAGCTACGACGCCGGCGACTACGCGCTCGTCTACCACTCCTCGGCCGACGCCGAGGACCTCGTCGACGAGGTCGAGGAGCTCACCGAGAGCTTCGACCACTACGACCGCCACGTGACGACGACCGTGCGGGCCCAGAGCGGCCAGAGCTACGTCGTCAGCATCTGGACCGCCAAGGAGGCCGCCGAGACCGCCGCCGGCTTCCTCGGCGACCTGGCGGGTATCGAGGAGCGCGTCGGCGGCCCGCTCGGGGAAGCGAGCGATGACGCTGACAGCGGCGAACAGGCCGCCGCCTCCTCCCAGTCCATCCGCGAGGAACTGGACGCCGAGGGCGTCTACGCCGGCCAGCCACACGGCGAGGACGTCTACGCCTTAGTCGTGTACTCCGAGACCGACCCCGAGACGCTGGCCGACGAGGTCGCGGACCTGCGGGACGCCTTCGACCGCTACGACACGCACGTGCGGACGACCGTCTACCGGGACGCCGACTCCGACACCACCGCCGTCGCCTCGCTGTGGGACACCGAGGACGCCGCCGGCACCGCGAGCGACTACCTCACCGACCTCCCCGGCGTCGTCCATCGACAGGCCGAGCGCGACGGCTTCGGGACGATGGGGATGTTCTACACCGTCAAGCCGGAGTACCGCGAGGAGTTCGTCGAGAAGTTCGACACCGTCGGCGGCCTGCTCGAAGAGATGGACGGCCACCGCGAGACCGCGCTGTTGGCGAACCGCGACGACGCGAACGACATGTTCATCGCCAGCCAGTGGGACAGCAAGGAGGACGCCATGGCCTTCTTCCGTTCCGACGAGTTCTCCGAGACCGTCAGCTGGGGCCGTGACGTGCTGGCGGACCGCCCGCGACACGTCTTCCTGGCCTGA
- a CDS encoding class I SAM-dependent methyltransferase codes for MPENEWDPDDYDEGHGFVAEYGADVVGLLAPQPGERVLDLGCGTGTLTAAIADSGVDVVGIDAAESMVEQARESYPDLTFEVADAREYEPNGAFDAVFSNAALHWVPDEDHDAVLAMVDEALADGGRFVAELGGRGNVSRVENAVRAELADRGYDADSPWYFPSVGEYAPRLERHGLEVTEAVLFDRPTELEGGESGLREWVEMFGDELLDGVSEAERTAILDGVEGRLRPDLYDPETGRWTADYRRLRFVARKA; via the coding sequence ATGCCCGAAAACGAGTGGGACCCCGACGACTACGACGAGGGCCACGGCTTCGTGGCGGAGTACGGCGCGGACGTGGTCGGACTGCTGGCCCCCCAGCCCGGCGAGCGTGTCCTCGACCTCGGCTGTGGCACGGGGACCCTGACGGCGGCTATCGCCGACAGCGGCGTCGACGTGGTCGGTATCGACGCCGCCGAATCGATGGTCGAACAGGCCCGTGAGAGCTATCCGGACCTGACGTTCGAGGTGGCCGATGCACGGGAGTACGAGCCCAACGGCGCGTTCGACGCCGTCTTCTCCAACGCCGCGCTCCACTGGGTACCCGACGAGGACCACGACGCGGTGCTGGCGATGGTCGACGAGGCACTCGCCGACGGCGGCCGCTTCGTCGCGGAGTTGGGAGGCCGTGGAAACGTCTCGCGGGTCGAGAACGCCGTCCGGGCCGAACTGGCCGACCGGGGCTACGACGCCGACAGCCCGTGGTACTTCCCGAGTGTCGGCGAGTACGCGCCCCGGCTGGAGCGCCACGGACTGGAGGTCACCGAGGCCGTGCTGTTCGACCGGCCGACGGAGCTGGAGGGCGGTGAGTCCGGGCTACGGGAGTGGGTCGAGATGTTCGGCGACGAGCTGCTCGACGGGGTGTCCGAGGCGGAGCGCACGGCGATACTGGACGGCGTCGAGGGGCGACTGCGGCCGGACCTGTACGACCCCGAGACGGGGAGGTGGACGGCCGACTACCGACGACTGCGGTTCGTCGCGCGAAAAGCGTGA
- the sufU gene encoding Fe-S cluster assembly sulfur transfer protein SufU — MGIGGSDMYRQQILDHYKNPRNTGELENPTFTHVGENPMCGDEIRMDVLLDENEETIERVAFRGDGCAISQASASMLSERLHGMAVEELREMDRDDIVDMLGVDISPMRIKCAVLAEKVAQDGADIYFDELDIDRTTTEDDD, encoded by the coding sequence ATGGGTATCGGAGGCTCGGATATGTACCGGCAGCAGATTCTCGACCACTACAAGAACCCCCGCAACACGGGGGAGCTCGAGAATCCGACGTTCACACACGTGGGCGAGAACCCGATGTGTGGCGACGAGATACGGATGGACGTACTGCTCGACGAGAACGAGGAGACCATCGAACGGGTCGCCTTCCGCGGGGACGGCTGTGCCATCTCCCAGGCGTCGGCGTCGATGCTCTCCGAGCGGCTCCACGGGATGGCCGTCGAGGAGCTCCGCGAGATGGACCGTGACGACATCGTCGACATGCTCGGGGTCGACATCTCCCCGATGCGAATCAAGTGTGCGGTGCTGGCCGAGAAGGTCGCCCAGGACGGCGCCGACATCTACTTCGACGAGCTCGACATCGACCGGACGACCACCGAAGACGACGACTGA